In the Leptospira sp. WS4.C2 genome, one interval contains:
- a CDS encoding GTP pyrophosphokinase family protein, with translation MENNTDINKYPELIQSYTSFAKKIEELLSSLLKSHDIKTASIESRIKTFESFKEKIKRPEKSYLNPFQDITDIVGLRIITYLNSDLPVIGNILKREFNLDIKNCVIKSSELNSNEFGYLSDHYIITLSDSRKVLPEWKPYSTIKVELQVRTLLQHAWAAIQHSLEYKSKDTVPSTIKRRLYRLAGLLELADDEFAIISASQSSLVNLAKKEIEAGNDNIEIDINTLSAFLENDKDCETIVTNAKKVGFHIDQATTKDSLNNILFLCKRFEFTTIQDLSTIIKTSKNASQGYFKELYRIYTSKKSNLTWTINPAFSILLLLIFTHFEHFKLEDLTNIGFHPNVAKHILEMEKYIQTK, from the coding sequence ATGGAAAATAACACAGACATCAACAAATATCCTGAATTAATTCAATCCTACACGTCATTTGCCAAAAAAATAGAAGAACTATTAAGTTCCCTACTTAAAAGTCATGATATAAAAACTGCCTCAATCGAATCTAGGATTAAAACTTTCGAAAGCTTTAAGGAAAAAATTAAACGTCCTGAAAAATCATATTTAAATCCATTTCAAGACATAACTGATATAGTAGGCTTAAGAATAATTACCTACTTAAATTCAGATTTACCAGTAATCGGAAACATATTAAAAAGAGAATTTAATTTAGATATTAAGAACTGCGTAATAAAGTCATCGGAACTAAATTCCAATGAATTTGGTTATTTGAGCGATCATTATATAATCACTCTTTCAGATAGTAGAAAAGTATTACCTGAATGGAAACCATATTCGACTATTAAAGTAGAACTACAGGTAAGAACATTACTTCAACATGCCTGGGCAGCTATTCAACACTCATTAGAATATAAATCTAAGGATACAGTTCCTTCTACTATCAAGCGTAGGTTATATAGACTAGCAGGACTATTAGAATTAGCAGATGACGAGTTTGCAATAATAAGTGCTTCTCAATCAAGCTTAGTCAACTTAGCTAAAAAAGAAATAGAAGCGGGAAATGACAACATAGAAATCGATATAAATACCCTTTCAGCATTTCTCGAAAACGACAAAGATTGTGAAACTATAGTAACTAATGCTAAAAAAGTGGGATTCCATATTGATCAGGCTACCACAAAGGACAGCCTGAACAATATTCTATTTCTCTGCAAAAGATTTGAATTTACAACGATCCAGGATCTCTCAACAATAATTAAAACGTCAAAAAATGCCTCTCAAGGATATTTCAAGGAATTATATCGAATATATACTTCTAAAAAGTCAAACTTAACTTGGACTATAAATCCAGCGTTCAGTATACTTCTTTTACTTATTTTTACACACTTTGAACATTTCAAATTGGAAGATCTAACCAATATTGGCTTCCACCCAAATGTAGCAAAACATATCCTTGAAATGGAAAAATACATTCAAACAAAATAA
- a CDS encoding ATP-binding protein, with protein sequence MKNQIELQDATPGKAIFRSIIADYDTETSICELIDNSIDVWTIKKRNQILNVTISIDIQRQTIKIRDNAGGLKKEDLHLIVGPGHSSNDSTSKIIGTFGVGSKRSVIALSPQIIVKTRYKKQPTHSIEITDDWLKDDDWMFPVYQVNDIDESTTEIEMLKLRREINSDSLRFIKKHLSSVYAKILEHKLFNLTLNGEDIKPTHFDRIWSFNETIPPEGFEIKTKIESREIKIKISGGLIAEGGDTGFGDYGVYIYCNDRLIVQKLKNYDVGFGKGQAGEPHNSKSLARLIVEIEGPAELMPWNSSKNAINTQHKVFNLIRPKLVELVKRYTDASRNLFPERTEKIFPYTNGSIEFEKIDSVSEIDTTLLPEIPKLKKGPLPKTKNLNQALANSNPWIVGTYETVVIAESLQNKPYETKNRIILILLDSSIEIAFKDYLTNKVKKPFYQDSELAKIFEKRHTVHNEVKKHCGSLLDLDDWSKLDYYYRLRCDLVHKRATANVIDSDIKKFTNLTKKVHKKLLGVKYPS encoded by the coding sequence ATGAAAAACCAGATTGAACTTCAAGACGCCACGCCAGGGAAAGCAATTTTTAGATCAATAATAGCCGATTATGATACTGAAACTTCAATCTGCGAACTTATTGATAACTCAATCGATGTATGGACAATCAAAAAGAGAAACCAAATATTAAACGTAACTATTTCTATAGATATACAAAGACAAACAATAAAAATTAGAGATAATGCCGGTGGATTGAAAAAGGAAGATCTTCATCTAATAGTTGGACCTGGTCACTCATCAAACGATTCAACTTCAAAAATAATAGGTACTTTCGGAGTTGGATCAAAAAGATCTGTTATTGCCTTATCTCCCCAAATTATAGTAAAGACGAGATATAAAAAGCAACCTACACATTCAATTGAAATAACAGACGATTGGTTAAAGGATGATGATTGGATGTTTCCAGTATATCAAGTTAACGATATTGATGAAAGTACAACAGAAATAGAGATGTTGAAATTGAGAAGGGAAATAAATTCTGATTCACTAAGATTTATAAAGAAACACTTGTCTTCTGTTTACGCTAAAATATTGGAACATAAACTTTTTAACCTAACATTAAACGGTGAAGATATAAAACCTACGCATTTTGATAGAATATGGTCTTTCAATGAAACGATACCACCAGAAGGATTCGAAATAAAAACTAAAATAGAATCAAGAGAAATAAAAATAAAAATTTCTGGCGGACTAATAGCTGAAGGGGGTGACACAGGTTTTGGAGATTACGGAGTATATATCTACTGCAATGATAGATTAATTGTTCAAAAACTTAAAAACTACGATGTAGGCTTTGGTAAAGGCCAAGCAGGTGAACCTCACAATTCAAAATCTCTTGCTCGATTAATAGTCGAAATTGAAGGACCAGCTGAGCTGATGCCCTGGAATAGTAGCAAAAATGCTATTAACACGCAACATAAAGTTTTTAATTTAATTCGACCAAAATTAGTAGAACTCGTAAAAAGATATACCGATGCTTCAAGAAACTTATTCCCAGAAAGAACTGAAAAAATTTTTCCTTATACGAATGGATCAATTGAATTTGAAAAAATAGATTCAGTTTCGGAGATAGATACAACTCTTTTACCTGAAATTCCGAAACTCAAAAAAGGACCCTTGCCTAAAACCAAAAATTTAAATCAGGCTTTGGCAAACTCTAATCCTTGGATAGTTGGGACATACGAAACAGTCGTTATCGCTGAAAGTTTACAAAATAAGCCATATGAAACTAAAAATAGAATTATATTAATACTACTTGATAGCTCAATAGAAATAGCATTTAAAGATTATCTTACGAATAAAGTAAAAAAACCGTTCTATCAGGATTCTGAACTAGCCAAAATTTTTGAAAAAAGACATACAGTTCATAATGAAGTGAAAAAGCATTGTGGTAGCTTACTTGATTTAGACGATTGGTCTAAGCTAGACTATTATTATCGTTTACGTTGTGATCTAGTCCACAAACGAGCTACCGCAAACGTAATTGATTCTGATATTAAAAAATTTACGAACTTAACGAAAAAAGTTCATAAAAAATTACTTGGTGTAAAATATCCTAGCTAA
- a CDS encoding DUF2716 domain-containing protein encodes MENWKKLNSIEYDSVWDKFEEKYQFRPSVSEFPGITNKFPQLKFDIEKCYDDIFKNEKKIENIALDLFKKITKPNERMYALDWQHESYDFDPRFIIDKDEILDEWIIPIFPNGDYYIFLTKDFKKLWFGHPWEQTITLVGEEIIKYSDNLIADFEKLDIKLF; translated from the coding sequence ATGGAAAATTGGAAAAAATTAAATTCGATCGAATACGATTCTGTTTGGGATAAATTTGAAGAAAAATATCAATTTAGACCCAGTGTCAGTGAATTTCCAGGAATCACAAACAAATTTCCACAATTAAAGTTTGATATTGAAAAATGTTACGATGATATTTTTAAGAATGAAAAAAAAATAGAGAATATTGCTTTAGATCTTTTTAAAAAAATCACTAAACCTAATGAACGAATGTATGCTTTAGATTGGCAACATGAATCATATGACTTTGATCCCAGATTCATTATAGATAAAGATGAAATATTAGATGAATGGATTATACCAATTTTTCCAAATGGAGATTATTATATTTTTCTAACTAAGGATTTTAAAAAATTATGGTTTGGTCATCCTTGGGAACAAACAATTACCTTAGTTGGTGAAGAAATAATAAAATATTCAGATAATTTAATCGCTGATTTTGAAAAATTAGATATTAAATTATTTTAA
- a CDS encoding DUF3368 domain-containing protein yields the protein MPDVISNTSCLILLSKIQQFGILKSLYNSVIITDTVKTEFGENIPDFIKVKNPKQEFSVKSLEQILDSGEASTIALALESKNSLVILDDLKARKIAKNLGLKITGTLGILAKAKTLGIIEDLEKQIDELQRKGIWISDSVLNEIRKINKLNH from the coding sequence ATGCCTGACGTTATCTCTAACACAAGTTGCTTAATTCTTCTTTCGAAAATCCAACAATTTGGCATTTTAAAAAGCTTATATAATTCAGTGATCATTACTGATACAGTTAAAACTGAATTTGGCGAAAATATTCCTGACTTTATAAAAGTCAAAAATCCTAAACAAGAATTTTCTGTTAAATCTCTTGAACAGATTTTAGATAGTGGCGAAGCCTCAACTATTGCTCTGGCACTAGAATCAAAAAACTCCCTCGTAATATTGGATGACTTAAAGGCTAGAAAAATAGCAAAGAATCTTGGATTAAAAATAACAGGAACTCTCGGAATTTTAGCAAAAGCGAAAACTTTAGGTATAATAGAAGATTTAGAGAAACAAATTGATGAACTTCAGAGGAAGGGAATCTGGATTTCCGACTCTGTCTTAAACGAAATTCGAAAGATAAACAAATTAAATCATTAA
- a CDS encoding Shedu anti-phage system protein SduA domain-containing protein, whose protein sequence is MSAEQEDLKTINRREANSGKISYSDPVIIHESSKSRVSVVPFFIPHTDHTELAIKIQTYKKMKPPIDWMLIDEKSVSLKENASRKLLEVLHSHLKVAKEDSDGQYLIIRINDGTAQLSEHDPAAVASALTKVLAKEEILNHLVNADLTDELTNAFHGAIRLKEMQTAVTELRLHLEKGEYNEQIYQKWCEKHPWSFGNAYVVRDDIRNISIKDHLDIMLSNVIAGFRDIVELKRPDMDVIKFDSSHNNYYFSGEVSKAIGQCHRYIDVFSEEAHKGLRDNPEIIAYYPKAIIVIGRSNDWKEDQHRALHGLNNRLNNITVMTYDHLLNQGERLVEMLSAKKEEDIDEEENDEDYEINF, encoded by the coding sequence ATGTCAGCAGAACAAGAAGACTTAAAAACCATAAATCGAAGAGAAGCAAACTCCGGTAAAATTAGCTACTCGGATCCAGTAATAATACATGAATCATCAAAATCAAGAGTATCAGTCGTTCCCTTTTTTATTCCTCATACTGATCATACGGAACTAGCAATCAAAATCCAAACATACAAAAAAATGAAACCTCCAATTGATTGGATGTTAATAGATGAAAAATCTGTATCCCTAAAGGAAAATGCCTCTCGAAAATTATTAGAAGTTCTACACTCTCATCTTAAAGTTGCCAAAGAAGATTCAGATGGACAATACTTAATAATTAGAATAAACGATGGAACGGCTCAACTGAGCGAACATGATCCGGCTGCTGTCGCCTCAGCTTTGACTAAAGTATTAGCAAAAGAAGAAATCTTAAATCATTTAGTAAATGCTGATTTAACAGATGAATTAACAAATGCATTTCACGGCGCAATACGTTTAAAGGAGATGCAAACAGCTGTCACTGAATTAAGATTGCATTTAGAAAAAGGAGAATATAATGAACAAATTTATCAGAAGTGGTGTGAAAAGCACCCCTGGTCCTTTGGCAATGCATATGTAGTAAGAGATGATATTCGAAATATTTCAATTAAAGATCATTTAGATATAATGTTATCAAATGTAATTGCAGGTTTTAGAGATATCGTAGAGCTAAAACGTCCTGATATGGATGTGATCAAATTCGATTCTAGTCATAATAATTATTATTTTTCCGGAGAAGTATCTAAGGCAATTGGCCAATGTCATAGGTACATTGATGTTTTTTCTGAGGAGGCTCATAAAGGACTCAGAGACAATCCTGAGATCATAGCATACTATCCCAAGGCAATCATCGTTATAGGTAGATCAAACGATTGGAAAGAAGATCAACATAGAGCTCTTCATGGCCTTAATAATAGACTAAACAATATTACTGTAATGACTTATGACCATCTTTTGAATCAGGGCGAACGATTAGTAGAAATGCTAAGTGCGAAAAAAGAAGAGGATATAGATGAAGAAGAAAATGATGAGGATTATGAAATTAATTTTTGA
- a CDS encoding integrase core domain-containing protein gives MPWKDNNTVDLRFQFVLDSFQNDVNFTQLCAQYGISTKCGYKWKERFLKEGRVGLLDKKRTPKNSPAKIAEETILEIIKIKNNKKFWGAKKILELYKNKFPDRRPPNRSTVERILKKAGLLEKKKNRRPINSGQRISMPEKATHPNHIWTVDFKGWWYTPDREKINPLTVRDDFSKYILSIKTLSKGDIPSVKAEFIRLFKIYGLPEIIRSDNGPPFASMQSLWGLTKLSVWWLSLGIKLDRIQPGKPYQNGAHERMHRDMARELQHEIVGNITLFQKLFDKWRIEFNRERPHEALNMKTPEQIYVKSKKLFDPNADLLIAYPFGFKQRHVNDRGYINWNGHLIMIGNPFNGFNVGIKKDIDSVSIWFGNNKLGIIDQNLFLINPDSNSYKVHKPRKVTKKYYPSPDA, from the coding sequence ATGCCTTGGAAGGACAATAATACCGTGGATTTAAGATTTCAATTTGTTCTGGATAGCTTCCAGAATGACGTCAATTTTACTCAGCTTTGTGCTCAGTATGGCATCTCTACTAAGTGTGGATACAAGTGGAAAGAAAGGTTCTTGAAGGAAGGGAGAGTAGGTCTTCTGGATAAGAAGAGAACTCCTAAGAACTCTCCCGCTAAGATTGCGGAAGAAACCATCTTAGAAATCATTAAGATCAAAAATAACAAGAAGTTCTGGGGTGCTAAGAAAATACTCGAACTCTATAAAAATAAATTCCCAGATAGAAGACCTCCTAACAGATCTACTGTTGAACGCATTCTTAAGAAGGCAGGCCTACTTGAGAAAAAGAAGAATAGAAGACCAATTAATTCAGGACAACGAATCTCTATGCCCGAGAAAGCCACTCATCCGAATCATATTTGGACCGTTGACTTCAAAGGATGGTGGTATACTCCAGACAGGGAAAAAATAAATCCTCTCACAGTTAGAGATGATTTCTCTAAATACATTCTTTCCATTAAGACCCTTTCTAAAGGCGATATTCCTTCCGTTAAAGCTGAATTTATTAGGTTATTTAAGATCTATGGACTTCCTGAGATCATTCGCTCCGACAATGGTCCTCCGTTTGCTTCTATGCAGTCTCTTTGGGGGCTTACTAAACTCTCTGTTTGGTGGCTCTCTCTTGGTATCAAACTCGATCGTATTCAACCAGGGAAACCTTACCAAAATGGCGCTCATGAAAGAATGCATAGAGACATGGCTCGCGAACTACAACACGAAATCGTGGGTAACATCACTCTCTTCCAGAAACTCTTCGATAAATGGAGAATTGAATTCAATAGAGAAAGACCTCATGAAGCTCTCAACATGAAAACTCCGGAACAAATCTATGTTAAATCTAAAAAACTTTTTGATCCGAACGCTGACCTTCTAATCGCTTATCCTTTTGGATTCAAACAAAGACATGTCAACGATCGTGGTTACATTAACTGGAACGGTCATCTCATTATGATCGGAAATCCATTCAACGGATTTAACGTCGGCATTAAAAAAGATATCGATTCTGTTTCTATTTGGTTCGGAAATAATAAGCTAGGTATTATCGATCAAAATTTATTCTTGATTAATCCTGATTCCAATTCATACAAAGTTCATAAACCAAGAAAGGTTACCAAAAAGTATTACCCTTCTCCTGACGCATAA
- a CDS encoding UPF0175 family protein: MKSLSFQIPDQIDLNEYDFKMAMAVKLYETGKISIGQAADIVNLSKSSLIDVMKNYGSSILFGYSSDDLKTDLENA; this comes from the coding sequence ATGAAATCACTTAGTTTTCAAATTCCAGATCAAATAGACCTAAATGAATATGATTTCAAAATGGCTATGGCTGTTAAATTATATGAGACTGGTAAAATTTCCATTGGGCAAGCGGCTGATATCGTTAACCTATCAAAATCTTCTCTAATTGATGTAATGAAAAATTATGGGTCTTCTATTCTATTTGGATACTCTAGCGATGATCTTAAAACTGATTTAGAGAATGCCTGA